A stretch of the Mycobacteroides immunogenum genome encodes the following:
- a CDS encoding DM13 domain-containing protein → MRFTVLTGTALLGIGLTVAACNAPAPDSSPSTQSPQPAMTSQAMAGKTRTGSFNGIDGKHVAGTATVANGQLTLTGFSSDKGPDLHIYLTKGADQNAVSTGKELGMVASDKADQTFTLSDTDASMYDTVMINCDKAKEAFGAAALM, encoded by the coding sequence ATGCGGTTCACAGTTCTCACTGGCACAGCACTTCTGGGCATCGGGTTGACCGTTGCCGCCTGTAATGCGCCCGCCCCCGACTCCTCGCCCAGCACCCAATCTCCGCAGCCGGCCATGACGTCCCAGGCCATGGCCGGCAAGACGCGTACCGGCTCGTTCAACGGCATCGACGGTAAGCACGTCGCCGGCACCGCCACCGTTGCCAACGGGCAGCTCACGTTGACCGGGTTTTCTTCCGACAAAGGCCCGGACCTGCACATCTACCTGACGAAGGGTGCCGACCAGAACGCCGTGAGCACCGGTAAGGAGCTCGGCATGGTCGCCTCCGACAAAGCCGATCAGACGTTCACGCTCAGCGACACGGACGCGTCGATGTACGACACGGTCATGATCAATTGCGACAAGGCCAAGGAGGCCTTCGGCGCGGCAGCGTTGATGTGA
- the aceE gene encoding pyruvate dehydrogenase (acetyl-transferring), homodimeric type: MTTEFARQDLAGKSSVPNQSERVRVIREGVASYLPDIDPDETGEWLESFDGLLARSGPARARYLMLRLLERANAGRVAIPALTSTDYVNTIPTENEPWFPGDEDTERRFRAWIRWNAAIMVHRAQRPGVGVGGHISTYASSAALYEVGFNHFFRGNAHPGGGDQIFIQGHASPGIYARAFLEGRLTTDQLDGFRQEKSHPGGGLPSYPHPRLMPDFWQFPTVSMGLGPMNAIMQARFNHYLRDRGIKDTSDQRVWAFLGDGEMDEPESRGLAHIAATEGLDNLTFVINCNLQRLDGPVRGNGKIIQELESFFRGAGWNVIKVVWGREWDALLHADRDGALVNLMNTTADGDYQTYKANDGAYVREHFFGRDPRTKELVKDLTDDQVWNLKRGGHDYRKVYAAYRAATEHKGQPTVILAKTIKGYTLGKHFEGRNATHQMKKLTLDDLKDFRDKQRIPISDAQLEENPYLPPYYHPGPEAPEIRYMLDRRRALGGFVPSRRNKSRPLTLPGSEIYDTVKKGSGKQEVATTMALVRTFKELLRDKNIGGRIVPIIPDEARTFGMDSWFPSLKIYNRNGQLYTSVDAELMLAYKESAQGQILHEGINEAGSTASFTAVGTAYSTHDEPMIPLFIFYSMFGFQRTGDGLWAAADQMARGFVLGATAGRTTLTGEGLQHADGHSLLLASTNPAVVAYDPAFGYEIAHIVEHGLQRMYGENSENVYFYITLYNEPYVHPAEPENVDAEGILRGIYKLRAAPEARKHQAHILSSGVSVPEALRAADLLAEQWDVAADVWSVTSWGELNRDGLAIDHQALRHPDRPKGVPYVTKALEGAQGPKVAVSDWMHAVPEQIRPWVPGTYRTLGTDGFGFSDTRPAARRFFNTDAESVVVAVLEALADDGAVDRELAVKAAAQYKIDDVSAADVSYKDTGSA; this comes from the coding sequence TTGACCACGGAGTTCGCTCGCCAGGATCTGGCCGGAAAATCAAGCGTGCCAAACCAATCCGAACGTGTCCGGGTGATCCGCGAAGGCGTCGCGTCGTATCTACCGGATATCGATCCCGACGAGACGGGCGAATGGCTGGAATCATTCGACGGCCTGCTCGCACGCTCGGGTCCGGCACGGGCCCGGTATCTGATGCTGCGGCTGCTTGAGCGGGCCAACGCCGGCCGCGTGGCCATCCCCGCGCTGACGTCCACCGATTACGTCAACACCATCCCCACCGAGAACGAACCATGGTTCCCCGGCGACGAGGACACCGAGCGCCGGTTCCGCGCCTGGATCCGCTGGAACGCCGCGATCATGGTGCACCGCGCGCAGCGGCCAGGCGTCGGTGTAGGCGGGCACATTTCGACCTATGCCTCCTCGGCGGCGCTCTACGAGGTCGGGTTCAACCACTTCTTCCGCGGTAACGCCCACCCGGGCGGCGGCGACCAGATATTCATCCAGGGCCACGCCTCCCCCGGCATCTACGCCCGCGCCTTCCTCGAGGGCCGGCTCACCACCGACCAGCTCGACGGGTTCCGCCAGGAGAAGAGCCACCCCGGCGGCGGCCTGCCCTCCTATCCGCACCCGCGGTTGATGCCCGATTTCTGGCAGTTCCCAACGGTTTCCATGGGCCTCGGGCCGATGAACGCCATCATGCAGGCGCGGTTCAACCACTACTTGCGCGACCGCGGCATCAAGGACACCTCCGATCAGCGGGTATGGGCATTCCTCGGCGACGGCGAGATGGACGAGCCCGAATCGCGCGGCCTGGCGCATATCGCCGCGACCGAGGGCCTGGACAACCTGACTTTCGTCATCAACTGCAACCTGCAGCGCCTCGACGGCCCGGTGCGCGGCAACGGCAAGATCATCCAGGAACTGGAGTCCTTCTTCCGGGGCGCGGGCTGGAACGTCATCAAGGTGGTGTGGGGCCGCGAATGGGACGCCCTGCTGCACGCCGACCGCGACGGCGCGCTGGTGAACCTGATGAACACCACCGCTGACGGCGACTACCAGACCTACAAGGCCAATGACGGCGCCTATGTGCGCGAGCACTTCTTCGGGCGTGATCCACGCACCAAGGAATTGGTGAAAGACCTTACCGACGATCAGGTTTGGAACCTCAAGCGCGGCGGCCACGACTACCGCAAGGTGTACGCCGCCTACCGCGCGGCCACCGAGCACAAGGGGCAGCCCACGGTCATCCTGGCCAAGACCATCAAGGGCTACACGCTGGGCAAGCATTTCGAGGGCCGCAACGCCACTCACCAGATGAAGAAGCTGACGCTGGATGACCTGAAGGACTTCCGCGACAAGCAGCGCATCCCGATCTCGGACGCGCAGCTCGAAGAGAACCCCTATCTGCCGCCGTACTACCACCCCGGCCCCGAGGCACCGGAAATCCGCTACATGCTGGACCGGCGCCGTGCCCTGGGCGGATTCGTGCCGTCGCGGCGCAACAAGTCGCGGCCGCTGACGCTGCCGGGCTCGGAGATCTACGACACGGTGAAGAAGGGCTCGGGCAAGCAAGAGGTCGCCACCACCATGGCGTTGGTGCGCACCTTCAAGGAACTGTTGCGCGACAAGAACATCGGCGGCCGCATCGTTCCGATCATCCCGGACGAGGCCCGCACCTTCGGCATGGACTCGTGGTTCCCGTCGCTGAAGATCTACAACCGCAATGGCCAGCTGTACACCTCGGTGGACGCCGAATTGATGTTGGCGTACAAGGAAAGTGCGCAGGGCCAGATCCTGCATGAGGGCATCAACGAGGCCGGATCCACCGCCTCGTTCACCGCGGTGGGCACGGCGTACTCGACCCACGACGAGCCGATGATCCCGCTGTTCATCTTCTATTCGATGTTCGGGTTCCAGCGCACCGGTGACGGTCTGTGGGCCGCGGCCGATCAGATGGCCCGCGGCTTCGTCCTGGGCGCGACGGCAGGGCGCACCACCCTGACCGGCGAGGGCCTGCAGCACGCCGACGGCCACTCGCTACTGCTGGCAAGCACCAACCCGGCTGTGGTGGCTTACGATCCGGCGTTCGGGTACGAGATCGCCCACATCGTCGAGCACGGGCTGCAGCGCATGTACGGCGAGAACAGCGAGAACGTGTACTTCTACATCACGCTGTACAACGAGCCGTACGTTCACCCGGCCGAACCGGAGAACGTGGACGCCGAGGGCATTCTGCGCGGTATCTACAAGCTCCGCGCGGCCCCCGAGGCGCGCAAGCATCAGGCCCACATCCTGTCCTCTGGCGTGTCGGTGCCCGAAGCGTTGCGGGCAGCGGACTTGCTGGCTGAGCAGTGGGACGTGGCCGCCGACGTGTGGTCCGTGACGTCGTGGGGCGAGCTCAACCGCGACGGCCTGGCGATCGACCACCAGGCGCTGCGCCACCCGGACCGCCCCAAGGGCGTGCCATACGTGACCAAGGCACTGGAGGGCGCACAGGGCCCGAAGGTGGCGGTGTCGGACTGGATGCACGCGGTGCCCGAGCAGATCCGGCCCTGGGTCCCAGGGACCTACCGGACACTGGGCACCGACGGGTTCGGTTTCTCCGATACCCGCCCCGCGGCGCGCCGGTTCTTCAACACCGATGCCGAGTCCGTCGTCGTCGCGGTGCTTGAGGCACTGGCCGACGATGGTGCCGTCGACCGTGAGCTCGCGGTCAAGGCCGCCGCCCAGTACAAGATCGATGACGTGTCGGCGGCCGACGTCTCCTATAAGGACACCGGCAGCGCCTAG
- a CDS encoding DUF3052 domain-containing protein codes for MVAAADASNYARKLGIQRDQLVQELGWDEDTDDDIRADIEDTCGSELLDEDSDDVVDVVLLWWRDDDGDLVDALMDAITPLAEDGVIWVLTPKTGKSGHVQPSEIAESAPTAGLVQTSSLNLGDWSATRLVQPKTSRGGRR; via the coding sequence GTGGTCGCGGCGGCTGACGCCTCGAACTATGCCCGCAAGTTGGGCATCCAGCGTGATCAGCTTGTGCAGGAGCTGGGCTGGGATGAGGACACGGATGACGACATCCGGGCTGATATCGAGGACACGTGCGGTTCGGAGCTTCTTGACGAGGACTCCGACGACGTGGTCGATGTGGTCCTGTTGTGGTGGCGAGATGACGACGGCGACCTGGTGGACGCGTTGATGGATGCCATCACACCACTGGCTGAAGACGGCGTGATCTGGGTATTGACGCCCAAGACCGGCAAGTCAGGCCATGTGCAGCCCTCCGAGATCGCCGAATCGGCGCCGACGGCGGGTCTGGTGCAGACATCGTCACTGAACCTGGGGGACTGGAGCGCGACTCGGCTCGTGCAGCCCAAGACTTCGCGTGGAGGACGGCGCTAA
- a CDS encoding peroxiredoxin, whose product MLPVGAVAPEFTLRNQNNQPVSLSDFRGKKAVLLVFFPLAFTGVCQGELDHVRDHIGDFENDDVQIIALSVSAGPIHKIWSSYSGFTFPILSDFWPHGAVAEAYGVLNEKAGYPNRGTFVVDADGIIRFAEMLDPGQARDQAGWVQALAALHS is encoded by the coding sequence ATGCTGCCTGTTGGCGCTGTCGCGCCCGAATTCACCCTGCGTAACCAGAACAACCAGCCCGTCAGCCTGAGCGATTTCCGGGGCAAGAAGGCCGTGCTGCTGGTGTTCTTCCCGCTCGCGTTCACCGGCGTCTGCCAGGGCGAGTTGGACCATGTGCGCGACCACATCGGCGACTTCGAGAACGACGACGTGCAGATCATCGCGCTGTCGGTGAGCGCCGGACCGATCCACAAGATCTGGTCGAGCTACAGCGGCTTCACCTTCCCGATCCTGTCCGACTTCTGGCCGCACGGGGCCGTGGCGGAGGCGTACGGGGTGCTCAACGAGAAGGCCGGGTACCCGAACCGCGGAACTTTCGTCGTCGATGCCGACGGAATCATCCGATTCGCCGAAATGCTGGACCCCGGACAGGCCCGTGACCAGGCGGGTTGGGTACAGGCGCTGGCCGCGCTACATTCGTGA
- a CDS encoding DUF6319 family protein, which translates to MTTTLDTPVVETLPSETATFDAPTSTTPIEEKPKKASGKRTKTLQLTLTVTGTADGEWHAELKQGSSYLARNLAVAAAAVSRAAKELHEDLATPIDAVIEEARSQQAAKVAALEAELEAARKALAELD; encoded by the coding sequence GTGACGACGACCCTAGACACCCCAGTAGTCGAGACATTGCCCTCAGAGACCGCGACTTTCGACGCGCCGACTTCGACGACTCCCATCGAGGAGAAGCCGAAGAAGGCCAGCGGCAAGCGGACCAAGACTCTGCAGCTGACTCTCACTGTCACCGGAACCGCAGATGGCGAATGGCACGCCGAACTCAAACAGGGCAGCTCCTACCTGGCCCGTAATCTCGCGGTCGCGGCAGCAGCGGTCTCGCGCGCGGCCAAAGAGCTACACGAAGACCTCGCCACTCCCATCGATGCGGTAATCGAGGAAGCACGATCCCAGCAGGCGGCCAAAGTCGCCGCACTCGAAGCCGAGCTTGAGGCCGCACGCAAGGCCCTCGCCGAACTGGATTGA
- a CDS encoding MspA family porin — MKLPCMARRSCIAAIATSSTVAAGILMGAAGAVADPQGMPDQYQQFVTDDGWTVGLTLTNEVIDHIDNIAGASNSWQARVSYRAEATITGSGSAVIQDAQLETGYFVGCRTDSSSGVELGGDLGLTLSQQVFGQGYAGGYGGGQGGSGGGGGQGGGFGGASAGGSLGAQEHIGGYMRVLLKPGGLAQLPMDRINFRNMRAVSQVRNQNVEADGCGGQVKIQSFATFRIRTENGNDTQTIYGEPKDL, encoded by the coding sequence ATGAAGTTGCCATGCATGGCACGTCGAAGCTGCATCGCTGCAATCGCAACATCATCAACAGTTGCGGCGGGGATCTTGATGGGGGCCGCGGGCGCGGTTGCTGATCCGCAGGGGATGCCGGATCAGTATCAGCAGTTTGTGACCGATGATGGCTGGACGGTTGGGTTGACGCTGACGAATGAGGTCATTGATCACATCGACAACATTGCGGGCGCGAGCAACTCCTGGCAGGCGCGGGTGTCGTACCGGGCCGAGGCCACGATTACGGGTTCGGGCTCGGCTGTCATTCAGGATGCGCAGCTGGAGACCGGGTACTTCGTGGGTTGTCGCACCGACTCGTCGTCTGGGGTGGAGTTGGGCGGCGACCTGGGTTTGACGTTGTCCCAGCAGGTGTTTGGCCAGGGTTATGCCGGCGGATACGGCGGTGGTCAAGGTGGCTCGGGGGGCGGTGGTGGTCAGGGTGGCGGTTTTGGTGGCGCGTCGGCCGGTGGATCACTCGGAGCGCAGGAGCATATCGGCGGTTACATGCGTGTGTTGCTCAAGCCGGGCGGCTTGGCCCAGTTGCCGATGGACCGGATCAATTTCCGGAACATGCGCGCGGTTTCGCAGGTGCGTAACCAGAACGTCGAGGCCGACGGATGCGGTGGGCAGGTGAAGATCCAGTCTTTTGCGACCTTCCGGATCCGCACCGAGAACGGCAACGACACCCAGACCATCTACGGCGAGCCCAAGGACCTCTGA
- a CDS encoding LpqN/LpqT family lipoprotein encodes MLASGCTAVIDGDAVATPGEEGKRLTNPKCSSVTVPLLEVPLDNDSEPRVEVPQPSGWERINRFESGVVRVYLAAPDLQANGFVPNATVAIANLSGKASTEDAAFATERAGLESFGVTDLIEAQGTICGYPSKTLTYNMGLGNIPAHRVTTTIVAVKNNTKMFTVGVSVQALDDTVRGFDSARETILAGLQVSPPAAP; translated from the coding sequence CTGCTGGCGTCGGGCTGCACGGCCGTCATCGACGGTGACGCGGTTGCCACTCCCGGCGAGGAGGGCAAGCGACTTACCAATCCGAAGTGCAGCTCGGTAACGGTGCCGCTGCTGGAGGTGCCGTTGGACAACGACTCCGAGCCAAGGGTCGAGGTTCCGCAGCCTTCCGGCTGGGAACGCATCAACCGGTTCGAGAGCGGCGTGGTGCGGGTCTATCTCGCCGCACCCGATCTGCAGGCCAACGGTTTTGTCCCGAATGCCACGGTGGCCATCGCAAACCTGTCAGGCAAGGCGTCGACCGAGGATGCTGCATTCGCCACGGAGCGAGCTGGGCTGGAGTCCTTCGGTGTTACCGATCTGATTGAGGCGCAGGGCACCATCTGCGGCTACCCCTCTAAGACTCTGACCTACAACATGGGACTCGGTAACATCCCTGCCCACCGGGTCACGACCACGATTGTGGCGGTCAAGAACAACACCAAGATGTTTACCGTCGGGGTATCGGTTCAGGCTTTGGACGACACTGTCCGTGGCTTTGACAGCGCGCGGGAAACGATTCTGGCAGGACTGCAGGTCAGTCCGCCTGCTGCGCCCTGA
- a CDS encoding DUF2235 domain-containing protein: MAKNIVICFDGTGNQIGASGNTNVVRGYDMVVHDLTDRQISYYDPGVGTDPVVGTYTPGGQFVARVLGIAFGIGLRAKLAQAYTYLIDRWEPGDRIFIFGFSRGAFCARGLAGLLNSVGMLRPGSQNLVPYAVSLYAQSCATWSAERWDQLHSFSRTVARREDGKFSIPVAYLGLWDTVSAPGIFKRSMQWPYAPSVPNALAGRHAVAIDEKRRPYREYLIKFLGDQRLVDEAWFAGIHSDIGGDYADDDRLSDIALKWVIDGAAQQGLLLNTEKYQRYCSVTPAYAEGRIHRVSWLWALLLFRRRRIPDGAWIHASVADRMADDSSYRPALPEHTTVIDAQWATHAGDIRAQQAD; encoded by the coding sequence ATGGCCAAGAACATCGTCATCTGCTTCGACGGCACCGGTAATCAGATCGGGGCTTCGGGAAACACGAACGTGGTCCGCGGCTACGACATGGTGGTCCACGATCTGACCGACCGTCAGATCTCGTATTACGACCCCGGTGTTGGCACCGATCCCGTCGTCGGTACCTACACACCGGGGGGCCAGTTCGTTGCGCGCGTTCTGGGTATCGCATTCGGCATTGGCTTGCGCGCTAAACTCGCTCAGGCCTACACGTATCTGATCGACAGGTGGGAGCCCGGCGACCGTATCTTCATCTTCGGATTCAGCCGAGGCGCATTCTGCGCGAGAGGGCTTGCGGGACTACTCAACTCGGTCGGAATGCTGCGCCCTGGTTCGCAAAACCTCGTCCCCTATGCGGTGAGTCTGTACGCACAGTCGTGCGCAACTTGGTCTGCCGAGCGATGGGACCAGCTGCACTCGTTCTCACGCACCGTGGCACGCCGCGAGGACGGCAAGTTTTCCATTCCCGTCGCCTACCTCGGCCTCTGGGACACAGTCAGCGCACCCGGAATCTTCAAGCGGAGCATGCAATGGCCTTATGCACCAAGTGTTCCCAACGCCCTGGCGGGGCGACATGCGGTAGCTATCGATGAAAAACGCCGACCCTACCGCGAGTACCTCATCAAGTTCTTGGGCGATCAACGACTGGTCGACGAGGCGTGGTTCGCGGGCATTCACTCCGACATTGGCGGCGATTACGCCGACGACGACAGACTCTCCGATATCGCACTCAAATGGGTGATCGACGGCGCGGCCCAACAGGGGTTACTGCTCAATACCGAGAAATACCAACGGTATTGCTCCGTTACGCCTGCCTATGCGGAGGGCAGGATTCACCGAGTCAGCTGGCTCTGGGCGCTGTTGCTATTTCGTCGCCGCCGCATTCCCGACGGCGCGTGGATCCACGCTAGCGTCGCCGATCGGATGGCCGACGATAGCAGCTACCGGCCAGCCCTACCGGAGCACACCACCGTGATTGATGCCCAATGGGCTACTCACGCAGGTGATATCAGGGCGCAGCAGGCGGACTGA
- a CDS encoding DUF3558 domain-containing protein, with product MSRMLVGVVFALVLTSCSTQVPGAPVTSSKPTTTSQLPTNANGRVHITFDPCKDIPAAAIQQLQLDAKPPRSDTQSDGDIENVFCKYYPRGEYLLTLAASNYTLEMLRQSNNEWGYQDLEIGGRKALFGYRSVQPKTDSCALNISASTGVYGVLISSSPGEFAPYPDCLTAARKNAEGLVPYLPL from the coding sequence ATGTCTCGTATGCTCGTCGGCGTAGTCTTCGCCCTCGTTCTAACTAGCTGCTCAACTCAAGTTCCAGGCGCGCCAGTCACATCGTCGAAACCCACCACAACCTCGCAATTGCCCACCAATGCGAACGGGCGTGTCCATATCACGTTCGATCCGTGTAAGGACATACCGGCAGCAGCAATCCAACAACTGCAGCTCGATGCTAAACCGCCGCGATCGGACACTCAGTCCGACGGCGATATTGAAAACGTGTTCTGCAAGTACTACCCGCGCGGCGAGTACCTACTTACTCTGGCTGCATCAAATTACACCCTGGAAATGTTGCGACAGTCCAACAACGAATGGGGTTACCAGGATCTCGAAATCGGCGGCAGAAAAGCACTGTTCGGGTACCGATCCGTACAACCAAAAACTGATTCCTGCGCTCTCAACATATCAGCATCAACCGGCGTATACGGCGTCCTCATTAGCTCGTCACCTGGCGAGTTCGCTCCGTACCCGGACTGCCTAACTGCGGCCCGTAAGAACGCAGAGGGACTCGTCCCGTATCTCCCACTTTGA
- the nicT gene encoding Nickel transporter NicT, with translation MDVGQRRSVIGMTVAVIALHVLGWGMLVFLVAPAHFTVQGSVFGVGLGVTAYTLGMRHAFDADHIAAIDNTTRKLVADGRRPMSVGFWFSLGHSSIVFIMVGLLAFGVKALAANVSDEHSSLQQWTGVFGTAVSGTFLLLIGLLNLVSLIGIYRIAKRMRGGEVDEAALERELSNRGGLNRLFGPLMATIRKPWQMYPVGLLFGLGFDTVTEVSLLVIAGGAAVTGLPWYAILVLPVLFSAGMSLFDSLDGSLMNFAYDWAFQEPARKIYYNLVVTGLSVAVAVLIGSQEIISILTEKLDITSGPLAAVGDLDLAAMGYVIVALFIVTWAVAALGWRYTGVRRRWGG, from the coding sequence TTGGATGTGGGTCAGCGGCGCAGCGTCATCGGAATGACCGTCGCGGTGATCGCTCTGCACGTTCTCGGCTGGGGCATGCTGGTCTTCCTGGTTGCGCCCGCACATTTCACAGTGCAGGGCAGCGTTTTCGGGGTCGGGTTGGGTGTCACCGCGTACACACTGGGCATGCGTCATGCCTTCGATGCCGACCACATCGCGGCCATCGACAACACCACCCGCAAGCTGGTGGCCGATGGCCGACGACCGATGTCCGTGGGTTTCTGGTTCTCGCTGGGGCACTCGTCGATTGTGTTCATCATGGTTGGACTGTTGGCTTTTGGCGTTAAGGCATTGGCGGCCAACGTTTCCGATGAACACTCGTCGCTGCAGCAATGGACCGGCGTATTCGGCACAGCGGTGTCGGGCACGTTTCTGCTGCTGATCGGATTGCTCAATCTGGTGTCACTGATCGGGATCTACCGGATTGCCAAGCGGATGCGCGGCGGCGAGGTGGACGAGGCCGCGCTGGAGCGCGAGCTGTCCAATCGCGGTGGACTGAACCGGCTTTTCGGTCCGTTAATGGCGACGATTCGCAAACCGTGGCAGATGTACCCGGTGGGGCTGCTGTTCGGGTTGGGGTTCGACACGGTGACCGAGGTATCGCTGTTGGTGATCGCCGGTGGTGCCGCGGTGACCGGATTGCCCTGGTACGCGATCTTGGTGCTGCCCGTCCTATTCAGTGCGGGGATGTCGCTGTTCGATTCACTGGACGGTTCGCTGATGAACTTCGCTTACGACTGGGCGTTCCAGGAACCGGCGCGCAAGATCTACTACAACCTGGTGGTTACCGGGCTGTCTGTGGCGGTTGCCGTGCTGATCGGGTCGCAGGAGATCATCTCGATCCTCACCGAGAAACTGGACATCACGTCGGGACCGCTGGCAGCAGTCGGCGATCTGGATCTGGCCGCCATGGGCTACGTGATCGTGGCGCTGTTCATCGTGACGTGGGCGGTGGCTGCGCTGGGCTGGCGATACACCGGAGTGCGTCGACGCTGGGGCGGATAG
- a CDS encoding oxygenase MpaB family protein → MKHSPARLVDLVNPASLLLPASNVIMQLSHPGVGYGVLESPVDSGNVYKHPFKRARTTGMFLAVATMGSRRDREVMRRGVDAVHRQVRSTPQSPVKYSAFDPELQLWVAACLYQYYVQAYESLHGPLDDAAADEIYRDASRIGTALQVRAEAWPPDRDAFDDYWKRSLDELRIDEPVREHLLGVASFKMLPWPLNLAGRFNLFATKGFLPPRFRELLQVSWTGRDQRRFDALLSALRAVDRVVPGPLWTLSYAVLIWDMRLRERLGKPVV, encoded by the coding sequence ATGAAGCACTCCCCTGCCAGGCTCGTCGACCTGGTCAACCCCGCTTCGCTGTTGTTGCCTGCCTCGAACGTGATCATGCAGCTGTCCCATCCGGGCGTCGGATATGGCGTGCTGGAGAGCCCTGTCGACAGCGGCAACGTCTATAAGCATCCGTTCAAGCGGGCTCGCACCACCGGGATGTTCCTGGCGGTCGCCACGATGGGCAGCCGCCGAGATCGCGAGGTCATGAGGCGAGGTGTCGACGCGGTGCATCGGCAGGTGCGCTCGACACCCCAAAGCCCGGTGAAATACAGCGCCTTCGATCCCGAATTGCAGCTGTGGGTGGCGGCGTGCCTGTACCAGTACTACGTGCAGGCGTACGAGTCGCTGCACGGTCCCCTCGATGATGCGGCGGCCGATGAGATCTACCGTGACGCATCGCGAATCGGCACGGCGCTGCAGGTGCGTGCCGAGGCCTGGCCCCCGGACCGGGATGCGTTCGACGACTACTGGAAGCGCTCGTTGGACGAGCTGCGCATCGACGAGCCGGTACGCGAACATCTGCTGGGCGTGGCCTCGTTCAAAATGCTGCCGTGGCCGCTGAACCTGGCTGGGCGGTTCAATCTGTTTGCGACCAAAGGGTTTCTGCCTCCGCGGTTCCGGGAGCTGCTGCAGGTTTCCTGGACCGGCCGTGATCAACGGCGCTTCGACGCGCTGCTCAGCGCGCTGCGGGCGGTCGACCGAGTGGTGCCCGGGCCGCTGTGGACGTTGTCCTATGCCGTGTTGATCTGGGACATGCGGTTACGCGAGCGGCTGGGTAAGCCGGTCGTCTAG
- a CDS encoding cobalamin biosynthesis protein, translating to MSRRGFRAAGIALGYALDRCFADPQRFHPVAGFGQLAAAVEAYTYRDSKLAGTAHTAALLAAVTAAGWAAERATRRSAAATVVVTAAATWATLGGTSLVRVGADMSDHLYSGDVDSARTLLPSLCGRDPDLLDVGGIARATTESLAENTSDAHTGPLVWAAVAGVPGVLAYRAVNTLDAMIGHKSARYLRFGWAAARLDDLMNLLPARITALATAVVAPFLGGSVVAATRVCLRDGRSHPSPNAGVAEAAFAGALGVKLGGPLRYPYGEEVRPVLGDGEPPRVGDMYEAVLLSRAVQNVTAVLAVLAALHQRRP from the coding sequence GTGTCGCGCCGAGGATTCCGCGCCGCGGGTATTGCCCTCGGTTACGCCCTGGATCGCTGCTTCGCCGACCCGCAGCGGTTCCATCCGGTGGCGGGATTCGGCCAGCTAGCCGCCGCCGTAGAGGCGTACACCTACCGTGACTCCAAGCTCGCCGGCACTGCCCACACCGCGGCACTGCTGGCCGCCGTCACTGCCGCCGGATGGGCCGCCGAACGTGCCACACGACGCTCCGCGGCCGCCACTGTGGTCGTGACCGCCGCCGCGACCTGGGCCACGCTGGGTGGGACGTCCCTGGTCCGGGTGGGTGCTGATATGTCCGACCATCTCTACTCCGGCGACGTCGACAGTGCCCGCACGCTGCTGCCCTCGCTATGCGGCCGCGATCCAGACCTGCTCGACGTGGGTGGCATAGCCCGCGCCACCACGGAGTCCTTGGCGGAGAACACCTCCGACGCGCATACGGGGCCGCTGGTCTGGGCTGCGGTCGCCGGGGTTCCCGGGGTGCTTGCCTACCGCGCGGTCAACACCCTCGATGCGATGATCGGACACAAATCAGCCCGGTACTTGCGATTCGGTTGGGCGGCAGCACGGTTGGATGACCTGATGAACCTGCTGCCGGCCAGGATCACCGCTCTGGCGACCGCGGTAGTCGCCCCCTTCCTAGGGGGCTCGGTGGTAGCCGCGACGCGCGTGTGTCTGCGTGACGGGCGTAGCCATCCCAGTCCCAACGCCGGGGTTGCGGAAGCCGCCTTCGCGGGGGCGCTCGGGGTGAAGCTGGGCGGCCCGCTTCGCTACCCGTACGGCGAGGAAGTGCGCCCCGTGCTCGGCGACGGTGAACCCCCGCGGGTCGGGGACATGTATGAGGCGGTGCTGCTGTCGCGTGCGGTGCAGAACGTCACGGCCGTTCTCGCGGTGCTCGCGGCGCTGCATCAGCGCCGTCCGTAA